One Bombus fervidus isolate BK054 chromosome 2, iyBomFerv1, whole genome shotgun sequence DNA segment encodes these proteins:
- the LOC139995537 gene encoding abasic site processing protein HMCES-like isoform X1 has translation MTHKHSNLLTTEEIYIYFYSSLNPDTLCRACDYKDAAGKRCTTSWVKSDIEYVPSTNIGPKDVLPCIVAGSRYGKEDERVLCAMMWSMIPPWHEGDYRKHTLSTHNARLENIKNSKLYSAPLRNGQRCIVLCEGYYEWKAGKTKKDPKQPYYIYSSQEKGVRADDPSTWKDQWSEQNGWEGFKVLKMAGIFNIFSTGEGKKIYSCTIITTEANGVLSWLHNRAPVFLNKEQDLRVWLNEELPIADAIDKLNKLTLSDGDLSWHTVSTRVNNVLYKGEDCRKETKDAGEKKNNPSSFMASWLKKGSADSAKRKTTETKTDDNIPSKITKES, from the exons ATGACACACAAACATAGCAATCTGCTAACGACAGAGGAAATTTACATATACTTTTACAGTTCCTTGAATCCGGATACTTTGTGTCGTGCTTGCGATTACAAGGATGCAGCCGGTAAACGATGCACGACGTCATGGGTCAAAAGTGACATTGAATATGTTCCATCTACTAATATTGGACCTAAAGACGTTCTTCCATGTATCGTTGCTGGTTCACGCTATGGTAAAGAGGATGAAAGAGTCCTCTGTGCTATGATGTGGAGTATGATCCCACCCTGGCATGAG gGAGATTACAGAAAGCACACATTGTCGACGCATAACGCAcgtttggaaaatattaaaaattccaagttGTATAGTGCACCATTACGCAATGGCCAAAGATGCATAGTACTTTGCGAAGGATATTATGAATGGAAAGCTgggaaaacgaagaaagatcCTAAACaaccatattacatttattctaGTCAGGAGAAAGGAGTAAGAGCAGATGATCCTTCAACGTGGAAGGACCAATGGTCTGAGCAGAATGGTTGGGAAGGATTTAAAGTCTTAAAAATGGcgggaatttttaatatattttcaactgGAGAA ggtaagaaaatatatagctGTACAATAATTACTACTGAGGCAAATGGTGTTCTTTCTTGGTTGCATAATCGAGCACCTGTGTTTTTGAATAAAGAACAAGACTTAAGG GTCTGGCTGAATGAGGAGCTACCAATAGCGGATGCCATTgacaaattaaacaaattaacaTTATCAGATGGTGATTTAAGTTGGCATACAGTCTCAACTCGTGTAAACAATGTATTGTATAAAGGCGAAGATTGTAGAAAAGAGACAAAAGACgc aggagagaaaaaaaacaaCCCTAGTAGTTTTATGGCTTCCTGGTTGAAGAAGGGGTCTGCAGACTCAGCTAAAAGAAAAACTACTGAAACTAAGACAGATGACAACATACCATCAAAAATTACTAAGGAAAGTTAA
- the LOC139995537 gene encoding abasic site processing protein HMCES-like isoform X2: MCGRTACSLNPDTLCRACDYKDAAGKRCTTSWVKSDIEYVPSTNIGPKDVLPCIVAGSRYGKEDERVLCAMMWSMIPPWHEGDYRKHTLSTHNARLENIKNSKLYSAPLRNGQRCIVLCEGYYEWKAGKTKKDPKQPYYIYSSQEKGVRADDPSTWKDQWSEQNGWEGFKVLKMAGIFNIFSTGEGKKIYSCTIITTEANGVLSWLHNRAPVFLNKEQDLRVWLNEELPIADAIDKLNKLTLSDGDLSWHTVSTRVNNVLYKGEDCRKETKDAGEKKNNPSSFMASWLKKGSADSAKRKTTETKTDDNIPSKITKES, from the exons ATGTGTGGTCGAACGGCTTG TTCCTTGAATCCGGATACTTTGTGTCGTGCTTGCGATTACAAGGATGCAGCCGGTAAACGATGCACGACGTCATGGGTCAAAAGTGACATTGAATATGTTCCATCTACTAATATTGGACCTAAAGACGTTCTTCCATGTATCGTTGCTGGTTCACGCTATGGTAAAGAGGATGAAAGAGTCCTCTGTGCTATGATGTGGAGTATGATCCCACCCTGGCATGAG gGAGATTACAGAAAGCACACATTGTCGACGCATAACGCAcgtttggaaaatattaaaaattccaagttGTATAGTGCACCATTACGCAATGGCCAAAGATGCATAGTACTTTGCGAAGGATATTATGAATGGAAAGCTgggaaaacgaagaaagatcCTAAACaaccatattacatttattctaGTCAGGAGAAAGGAGTAAGAGCAGATGATCCTTCAACGTGGAAGGACCAATGGTCTGAGCAGAATGGTTGGGAAGGATTTAAAGTCTTAAAAATGGcgggaatttttaatatattttcaactgGAGAA ggtaagaaaatatatagctGTACAATAATTACTACTGAGGCAAATGGTGTTCTTTCTTGGTTGCATAATCGAGCACCTGTGTTTTTGAATAAAGAACAAGACTTAAGG GTCTGGCTGAATGAGGAGCTACCAATAGCGGATGCCATTgacaaattaaacaaattaacaTTATCAGATGGTGATTTAAGTTGGCATACAGTCTCAACTCGTGTAAACAATGTATTGTATAAAGGCGAAGATTGTAGAAAAGAGACAAAAGACgc aggagagaaaaaaaacaaCCCTAGTAGTTTTATGGCTTCCTGGTTGAAGAAGGGGTCTGCAGACTCAGCTAAAAGAAAAACTACTGAAACTAAGACAGATGACAACATACCATCAAAAATTACTAAGGAAAGTTAA